The following proteins are encoded in a genomic region of bacterium:
- the purS gene encoding phosphoribosylformylglycinamidine synthase subunit PurS has product MFKVNIYVTLKKSVLDPQGRAVQNALHSLGFKEVAEVRVGRFIQLEINGKNKKTVEKQVHKMCDQLLANPVIEDYHYSIE; this is encoded by the coding sequence ATGTTCAAAGTTAATATTTATGTAACATTAAAAAAATCGGTGCTTGACCCGCAAGGGAGAGCGGTGCAGAACGCGTTACATTCGCTCGGATTTAAAGAAGTCGCTGAGGTGCGTGTCGGTCGGTTCATCCAACTGGAAATTAACGGCAAGAATAAAAAAACGGTTGAAAAACAGGTGCATAAAATGTGTGACCAGCTTCTCGCGAATCCTGTTATTGAGGATTACCACTATTCAATAGAATAA
- the purQ gene encoding phosphoribosylformylglycinamidine synthase subunit PurQ has protein sequence MKIGIIVFPGSNCDHDCYYVSKHVLKQETVYIWHKEHSLQNCDLIILPGGFSYGDYLRTGAIARFSPIMQSVIKFANNGGLVLGICNGFQILLEAGLLPGAMRRNTTLRFICKYVYIRTENTETPFTNVCQPNRVLKIPIAHGEGNYYIDESGYQELIKNDQIIFRYCEPNGRITANANPNGSLDNIAGICNRDKNILGLMPHPERASEPILGSADGKLIFDSILNRFAIA, from the coding sequence ATGAAAATTGGAATTATCGTTTTTCCAGGGTCAAATTGTGACCATGATTGTTACTATGTAAGTAAACATGTTCTGAAACAGGAAACAGTATATATCTGGCATAAAGAACATTCGTTACAGAACTGCGATTTGATTATTCTTCCTGGCGGGTTCAGTTACGGGGATTATCTGCGAACCGGCGCAATTGCACGATTCTCGCCCATCATGCAATCGGTAATAAAATTTGCTAATAACGGCGGGCTTGTGCTCGGTATCTGTAACGGATTCCAGATTCTGCTTGAAGCAGGGCTTCTTCCTGGGGCGATGCGCCGAAATACCACGCTACGGTTTATTTGCAAATATGTTTATATCCGAACCGAGAATACCGAAACGCCGTTTACCAACGTATGCCAACCGAACCGAGTCTTGAAAATCCCGATTGCTCATGGTGAAGGGAACTATTACATCGACGAATCAGGTTATCAAGAATTGATTAAAAATGACCAAATCATATTCCGCTACTGCGAGCCGAACGGCAGAATCACGGCGAACGCAAATCCGAACGGTTCGCTTGATAACATCGCTGGCATCTGTAATCGGGATAAGAATATTCTCGGACTAATGCCACATCCGGAACGAGCGTCGGAACCGATTCTCGGTTCAGCGGATGGTAAACTGATTTTCGATTCGATTCTGAACAGGTTCGCAATTGCGTAA